The following proteins are co-located in the Phyllostomus discolor isolate MPI-MPIP mPhyDis1 chromosome 1, mPhyDis1.pri.v3, whole genome shotgun sequence genome:
- the SOD3 gene encoding extracellular superoxide dismutase [Cu-Zn]: protein MLALLCVSLFLVACASDASLSTEEQIRDMYAKVTEIWQEVTGGRAADDGQDPTLHAMCQVQPSASLDAEQPQVTGFVLFRQLAPGARLEAFFNLEGFPPEPNGTKRAIHVHQFGDLSQGCGSTGPHYNPLGVQHPQHPGDFGNFAVRDGSLWKYRSGLVASLSGPHSIVGRAVVVHEGEDDLGRGGNLASLENGNAGRRLACCVVGLCGPEPWARLVQERRKRRRDSECKTA from the coding sequence ATGCTGGCGCTGCTGTGTGTCTCCTTGTTCCTGGTGGCCTGTGCCTCGGACGCCAGCCTGAGCACGGAGGAGCAGATCCGCGACATGTACGCCAAAGTGACGGAGATCTGGCAGGAGGTGACAGGGGGGCGGGCGGCGGACGATGGCCAGGACCCCACACTCCACGCCATGTGCCAGGTGCAGCCATCGGCCTCCCTGGACGCGGAGCAGCCGCAGGTCACCGGCTTCGTGCTCTTCCGGCAGCTGGCGCCGGGCGCCCGGCTGGAGGCCTTCTTCAACCTGGAGGGCTTCCCGCCCGAGCCCAATGGCACCAAACGCGCCATCCACGTGCACCAGTTCGGGGACCTGAGCCAGGGCTGTGGGTCCACCGGGCCGCACTACAATCCCCTGGGGGTGCAGCACCCTCAGCACCCGGGCGACTTCGGCAACTTCGCCGTGCGGGACGGCAGCCTCTGGAAGTACCGCTCCGGCCTCGTCGCCTCGCTCAGCGGCCCGCACTCGATCGTGGGCCGAGCGGTGGTAGTGCACGAGGGCGAGGACGACCTGGGCCGCGGGGGCAACCTGGCCAGCCTGGAGAACGGCAACGCAGGCCGCCGGCTCGCCTGCTGCGTGGTGGGCCTGTGTGGGCCTGAGCCCTGGGCGCGCCTGGTGCAGGAGCGCAGGAAGCGGCGGCGGGACAGTGAGTGCAAGACGGCCTGA